A part of Leishmania panamensis strain MHOM/PA/94/PSC-1 chromosome 34 sequence genomic DNA contains:
- a CDS encoding hypothetical protein (TriTrypDB/GeneDB-style sysID: LpmP.34.4500), which produces MAKLEQRALQKPRGNPKHKLDALSARMSAKQRWNKKMREKERIQRVRNLSQQLKDEINAEQKRAAEARKANQQRKIDNEKKNMVVQNIKNEKAIRKLSPKHRRAARIFMLHELN; this is translated from the coding sequence ATGGCCAAGTtagagcagcgcgcgctccAAAAGCCGCGAGGGAACCCAAAGCACAAGTTGGACGCTCTCAGCGCAAGGATGAGCGCCAAGCAAAGGTGGAACAAGAAGATgcgggagaaggagcgcatTCAGCGCGTGCGCAACTTGTCTCAGCAGCTCAAAGACGAAATTAACGCGGAGCAGAAACGTGCTGCTGAGGCTCGCAAGGCAAATCAGCAGCGTAAAATCGacaacgaaaagaagaaTATGGTCGTTCAGAACATCAAGAACGAGAAGGCAATTCGAAAACTGAGCCCGAAGCACCGCCGTGCCGCGCGCATCTTCATGCTACATGAGCTCAACTAG
- a CDS encoding protein phosphatase, putative (TriTrypDB/GeneDB-style sysID: LpmP.34.4510), translated as MNTQCCTPPSMGGGDDLFLASCQYQLFANEEEDQEVENTALQTSVTIRPSDSFPRLVQSYSSEEIPPSGLLDTNVELPSPPRLPRSPRRAFQPISINLPGDSCFGRTTFQGCSVEATASDNITNTLWPPPTTSTQPTSASTVAPAANVGATHLQTPEVQRTNHTVTTPNIIGQLLYTPQIPPVCQAWRTNLDAELDTVSRRWAPDQMPSITMLIDNALYVGGFPDSQTVSQLHALGIRHIVNCCAQDIRTVPEVASSFHLHNLESFDTEEYLILHRNYDVFAGLISTILEKGERVFVHCVAGVNRSVVLCAAYLMERLSLNPVEAIRVFRTNGRTRILDNKGFRHQLVDHYLQSVEPHSARLGLL; from the coding sequence ATGAATacgcagtgctgcactcCGCCTTCGAtgggcggtggtgatgatCTCTTCCTAGCCTCCTGCCAGTATCAGCTGTTTGcgaacgaggaggaagaccaAGAAGTGGAAAATACGGCACTTCAGACGAGTGTAACCATACGACCGTCCGATAGCTTTCCGCGTCTCGTCCAATCGTACTCATCTGAGGAAATACCGCCAAGCGGCCTGCTCGACACTAACGTGGAACTGCCCTCACCCCCGCGCCTGCCACGCTCTCCGCGGCGCGCTTTTCAGCCTATCTCGATCAACCTCCCTGGGGACAGCTGCTTCGGACGAACCACCTTTCAGGGGTGTTCAGTCGAAGCGACTGCCAGTGACAACATCACAAACACACTCTGGCCTCCCCCTACCACATCGACGCaacccacctccgcctccacggtggcaccagcagcaaaTGTGGGCGCAACACATCTGCAGACACCAGAAGTGCAACGCACGAACCACACCGTGACCACTCCGAACATAATAGGGCAACTTCTCTACACTCCCCAGATACCGCCGGTGTGCCAGGCATGGCGAACCAACCTGGATGCTGAGCTTGACACCGTGAGCAGACGCTGGGCACCCGACCAGATGCCGTCCATTACGATGCTTATCGACAACGCTCTCTACGTCGGCGGATTTCCAGATTCTCAGACTGtgtcgcagctgcacgcgctggGCATCCGCCACATTGTCAATTGCTGCGCGCAGGACATTCGTACAGTCCCCGAAGTGGCTTCGAGCTTCCACTTGCACAACTTGGAGTCATTTGACACGGAAGAGTATTTGATTCTCCACCGCAACTACGACGTTTTTGCCGGGCTGATCTCCACTATTctggaaaagggggagagggtgttCGTGCACTGCGTCGCTGGTGTGAATCGCAGCGTGGTACTGTGCGCGGCGTACCTCATGGAGCGTCTTTCGCTGAACCCAGTGGAGGCAATTCGTGTGTTTCGTACCAATGGGCGCACACGCATCTTAGACAACAAAGGATTCCGCCATCAGCTCGTTGATCACTACCTTCAAAGCGTGGAGCCACACAGTGCGAGGCTAGGGCTGCTGTAA